The following are from one region of the Stigmatella ashevillena genome:
- a CDS encoding alpha/beta hydrolase, with amino-acid sequence MADLFSRTVRQGGEGPLTLTFRPDELYRVPTDDGASISLGRYHPRGERRYAEPVILCHGLGANRFHMDFDEHYSLARHLARAGFEAWVLELRGRGLAGPSGEFTFDDQAEHDVRAALRTALSTGAKEVLWVGHSKGGLMLYAHLARNPQAPVRAAVALGSPFTFAVQPGLRLFIQRIEPLLRLKMIPTRRITSLAFFGAPPGALTRYMMLAANMETDVVKRALANVPADISGGVARQFARWIATNAFTSYDGGFDYRVPLAGARMPFLLLAGNKDLLAPPLAVARAQEHLGGPVKLVIAGRDHGFAEDYGHADLVLGRRAPDEIFPLLETFLSAHATRL; translated from the coding sequence ATGGCAGATCTTTTCTCCCGGACGGTACGCCAAGGGGGTGAAGGTCCGCTGACCCTGACTTTCCGGCCAGATGAGTTGTACCGGGTCCCCACCGACGACGGCGCCTCCATCAGCCTGGGCCGCTACCACCCGCGGGGCGAGCGCCGCTACGCCGAGCCCGTCATCCTCTGCCATGGGCTGGGGGCGAACCGCTTCCACATGGACTTCGACGAGCACTACAGCCTGGCCCGGCACCTGGCGCGCGCGGGCTTCGAGGCCTGGGTGCTGGAGCTGCGAGGCCGGGGGCTGGCGGGACCCAGCGGGGAGTTCACCTTCGATGACCAGGCCGAGCACGATGTGCGCGCCGCCTTGCGCACCGCGCTGTCCACGGGGGCCAAGGAAGTGCTCTGGGTGGGCCATTCCAAGGGGGGCCTGATGCTGTACGCGCACCTGGCCCGCAACCCCCAGGCCCCCGTGCGCGCGGCGGTGGCCCTGGGAAGCCCCTTCACCTTCGCCGTCCAACCTGGCCTGCGCCTCTTCATTCAACGCATTGAGCCATTATTGCGGCTCAAAATGATTCCCACCCGCCGCATCACCAGTCTGGCGTTCTTCGGCGCGCCGCCAGGGGCCCTGACGCGCTACATGATGTTGGCGGCCAACATGGAGACGGACGTGGTGAAGCGGGCGCTGGCCAACGTCCCCGCGGACATCTCCGGGGGCGTGGCGCGCCAGTTCGCGCGGTGGATCGCCACCAATGCTTTCACCTCTTATGACGGAGGATTCGACTACCGGGTGCCGCTGGCCGGTGCGCGGATGCCCTTCCTGCTGCTGGCCGGCAACAAGGACCTGCTGGCCCCCCCGCTGGCGGTGGCCCGGGCCCAGGAGCACCTGGGAGGGCCCGTGAAGCTGGTCATCGCCGGAAGAGACCATGGCTTCGCGGAGGACTATGGCCACGCGGACCTGGTGCTCGGGCGCCGGGCGCCGGACGAAATCTTCCCCTTGCTGGAGACGTTCCTGTCGGCACACGCCACCCGGCTCTAG